The proteins below come from a single Azospirillum thiophilum genomic window:
- a CDS encoding GIY-YIG nuclease family protein, protein MSALGRSIRLFLADGVPGGIITAEIVNWTGHVMVAPRSRLPDLLRRSEAGRTGVYFLSGDDPDGTLAPLVYIGETDNVGKRLAQHNRDEDKAFWERACVVTSKDHNLTKAHARYLESRLIAIAGQAGRAKLMNGTAPDYGLLPESDIADMEFFIEQIRTVLPVLGLEFLREPPRVSTAAAPKPAADTSTLALLIPPSFEMSSPKHDLRAEAREVDGDFVVLAGSQAQRQWIGVAGHSYQALHQQLVDSGVLVGEAEGPLRFASDRAFRSPSAASAAVLGRADNGRLSWRVKGTNKTYAQWQEERVAAVDPVGGEG, encoded by the coding sequence ATGAGCGCCCTCGGACGTTCCATCCGCCTGTTCCTGGCCGACGGCGTACCGGGCGGCATCATCACGGCCGAAATCGTGAACTGGACCGGTCACGTCATGGTGGCGCCCCGGTCTCGGCTGCCCGACCTGCTGCGGCGGTCGGAGGCCGGGCGTACCGGCGTCTATTTCCTCAGCGGCGACGACCCGGACGGGACACTCGCCCCGCTGGTCTACATAGGGGAGACGGACAATGTGGGCAAACGCCTCGCCCAGCACAATCGCGACGAGGACAAGGCGTTCTGGGAGCGTGCTTGCGTCGTCACCAGCAAGGACCACAACCTGACGAAGGCACACGCCCGCTATCTGGAGAGCCGCCTGATCGCCATCGCCGGACAGGCCGGACGCGCCAAGCTGATGAACGGTACGGCGCCCGACTACGGCCTGCTCCCGGAGTCCGACATCGCCGACATGGAATTCTTCATCGAGCAGATCCGCACCGTGCTGCCGGTGTTGGGGCTGGAGTTCTTGCGCGAGCCACCACGCGTCTCCACCGCTGCCGCCCCAAAACCAGCGGCGGACACGTCCACCCTGGCGTTGCTAATCCCTCCTTCCTTCGAAATGAGCAGCCCGAAGCACGATCTGCGGGCCGAAGCACGGGAGGTCGATGGAGATTTCGTCGTTCTGGCCGGTTCGCAGGCCCAGCGGCAGTGGATCGGTGTGGCGGGCCACTCCTACCAAGCCTTGCACCAGCAGTTGGTTGATAGCGGCGTGTTGGTCGGAGAGGCAGAAGGGCCACTCCGATTCGCCAGCGACCGCGCTTTTCGCAGTCCGAGCGCGGCGTCCGCCGCTGTTCTCGGTCGAGCGGACAATGGACGGCTCTCCTGGCGCGTCAAGGGCACCAACAAGACCTATGCGCAGTGGCAAGAAGAGCGGGTCGCTGCCGTCGATCCGGTTGGAGGCGAAGGATGA
- a CDS encoding restriction endonuclease subunit S — MTYPRYTDTKDSGMAWLGEMPSHWSLVSIKALYRFVKRQDNADAPVLSVYREYGVIEKSSRSDNNNKTPDDLSLYQTVLEDDLVINKMKAWQGSLGVSKIHGITSPDYAVFEKIHSEVSGYLHNLLRSNAMPSVYRLISNGIRNEQWRLEPDKFLQIKVPLPPHTEQNAIVAFLDRETAKIDALVAEQERLIELLKEKRQAVISHAVTKGLNPDAPMKDSGIEWLGKIPMNWRIVRLKFVAEVQGGVAKGREIENSDAIDVPYLRVTNVQDGYLDLDDIATIQIESRELERFLLKNGDVLMNEGGDFDKLGRGHIWKGEIENCIHQNHVFAVRPKYIESEWLNLQTSADYGRFYFMSRSKQSTNLASISSTNICEFPMICPPPTDRAILVKHVYKETVKLDTLITEAQRAIDLLKERRAALISAAVTGQIDVRGLVESEAAA, encoded by the coding sequence ATGACCTATCCGCGTTACACCGACACCAAAGACAGTGGAATGGCTTGGTTGGGGGAGATGCCGAGCCATTGGTCTCTGGTTTCTATCAAAGCGCTGTATCGCTTTGTGAAGCGTCAAGACAACGCGGATGCACCAGTTCTTTCAGTATACCGTGAATATGGTGTCATAGAAAAATCATCAAGATCAGATAACAACAACAAGACGCCGGACGATCTTTCTCTTTACCAAACTGTCTTGGAAGACGATTTGGTTATCAACAAAATGAAGGCATGGCAGGGCTCTCTTGGGGTATCGAAAATCCACGGGATCACTAGCCCGGATTATGCTGTATTTGAAAAAATACACTCTGAAGTTTCAGGCTATCTCCATAACCTACTTCGATCAAACGCCATGCCAAGCGTTTACAGGTTGATATCGAACGGAATTCGCAATGAACAGTGGCGACTTGAGCCTGATAAATTCCTCCAAATTAAGGTTCCTCTGCCGCCGCATACCGAACAAAATGCTATCGTCGCCTTCCTCGACCGCGAGACGGCAAAAATCGACGCGCTGGTGGCGGAGCAGGAGCGGTTGATTGAACTGCTGAAGGAGAAGCGGCAGGCCGTCATTTCCCATGCCGTCACCAAGGGCCTGAACCCCGACGCCCCTATGAAGGATTCAGGTATCGAGTGGTTGGGCAAAATTCCGATGAATTGGAGAATTGTTCGCCTAAAATTTGTCGCTGAAGTTCAAGGTGGTGTAGCAAAGGGTCGTGAAATTGAAAATTCTGATGCAATTGATGTCCCATATCTTCGAGTTACTAACGTTCAAGATGGGTATCTTGATTTGGATGATATTGCCACAATTCAGATTGAATCCAGAGAATTAGAGCGATTTTTGCTAAAAAATGGCGACGTTCTCATGAATGAGGGCGGAGATTTTGATAAACTTGGCAGAGGCCATATTTGGAAAGGCGAAATCGAAAACTGCATACATCAAAATCATGTATTTGCCGTTCGGCCAAAATACATTGAATCAGAATGGCTGAATCTACAGACAAGCGCAGATTACGGGCGCTTTTACTTTATGTCGCGCTCTAAGCAAAGCACGAATTTGGCATCAATATCCTCGACAAATATTTGCGAATTTCCAATGATTTGCCCTCCACCAACCGATAGGGCCATTCTTGTAAAGCACGTTTACAAGGAAACCGTCAAACTCGACACCCTCATCACCGAAGCCCAACGCGCCATCGACCTCCTCAAGGAGCGCCGCGCCGCCTTGATCTCCGCCGCCGTCACCGGACAGATCGACGTGCGCGGGCTGGTGGAATCGGAGGCCGCCGCATGA
- a CDS encoding Fic family protein produces the protein MKFETFRAGRWQPRYQYKSFEPVPVNHEWTWEDPTVNTLLEAANRALGELNAFSLIVPDIDLFIQMHVVKEAQTSSRIEGTQTGIDEALMPEEQIQPEKRDDWREVRNYIEAVNTAIAELASLPLSNRLLKQTHAILMQGVRGEHKQPGEFRASQNWIGGSSVSDAVFIPPHPEGVPDLMSDLEKFWHNDTIAVPHLVRIAISHYQFETVHPFLDGNGRIGRLLIPLYLVGHGLLAKPSLYLSDFFERNRASYYDALMRVRVSNDLIHWVRFFLNGVAETATKGRDVFRQILALRTEVEQAVLGLGKRTPNARQTLNLLYRKPIVSAADIEVTLGVSTPTANALIRDLMQLGILIEITGQQRGRSYAFHRYLTLFVS, from the coding sequence ATGAAGTTCGAGACGTTCCGGGCCGGGCGCTGGCAGCCGCGCTATCAGTACAAGAGCTTCGAGCCTGTTCCCGTGAACCACGAATGGACGTGGGAGGACCCGACCGTCAACACGCTGCTGGAGGCCGCCAACCGGGCCTTGGGCGAGTTGAACGCCTTCTCCCTGATCGTTCCCGACATCGACCTGTTCATCCAGATGCACGTGGTCAAGGAGGCCCAGACCTCCAGCCGCATCGAGGGCACGCAGACCGGCATCGACGAAGCCCTGATGCCGGAGGAGCAGATTCAGCCCGAGAAGCGCGACGACTGGCGCGAGGTCCGCAACTACATCGAGGCGGTCAACACGGCCATCGCCGAACTCGCCTCCCTGCCCCTGTCCAACCGCCTGTTGAAGCAAACCCACGCCATCCTCATGCAGGGGGTGCGCGGCGAGCACAAGCAGCCCGGCGAATTCCGCGCCAGCCAGAACTGGATCGGCGGGTCCAGCGTCAGCGACGCCGTGTTCATCCCGCCGCATCCCGAAGGGGTGCCGGACCTGATGAGCGACCTGGAGAAGTTCTGGCACAACGACACCATCGCCGTGCCCCATCTGGTGCGGATCGCCATCAGCCACTACCAGTTCGAGACCGTCCATCCCTTCCTGGACGGCAATGGCCGCATCGGGCGCCTGTTGATCCCCCTCTATCTGGTCGGCCACGGGCTGCTGGCGAAGCCGTCGCTGTACCTGTCGGACTTCTTCGAGCGCAACCGGGCCAGCTACTACGACGCCCTCATGCGGGTGCGCGTGTCGAACGACCTGATCCACTGGGTGCGCTTCTTCCTCAACGGCGTGGCCGAGACCGCCACCAAGGGGCGGGACGTGTTCCGCCAGATTCTGGCCCTGCGCACCGAGGTCGAACAGGCCGTGCTGGGGCTGGGCAAGCGCACCCCCAACGCCCGGCAGACGCTGAACCTGCTGTATCGCAAGCCGATCGTCTCGGCCGCCGACATCGAGGTGACTCTTGGCGTCAGCACGCCGACGGCGAACGCGCTGATCCGCGACCTGATGCAGTTGGGCATTCTGATCGAGATCACGGGGCAGCAGCGAGGCCGCAGCTACGCCTTTCACCGTTACCTTACACTCTTCGTAAGTTAA
- a CDS encoding type I restriction endonuclease subunit R: MSLHREIAFEDDICAHLAAQGWLHDPDAAARYDRRRALFPEDLLAWVRDTQPTAWDALVKSHGTAAEDTLLDRVRKQMDDRGTLDVLRVGVEMLGLRQPLTLAQFRPALAMNPDLQAKYAANRLRVVRQVRYSLHNENSIDLVLFLNGLPIATAELKSDFTQGVGDAVDQYRFDRNPKPKGQTAAEPLLEFPRGALVHFAVSNSDVRMATKLVGADTVFLPFNRGDHGAAGNPPNPNGHRTAYLWEEVWQRDSWLDILGRYLVAKKDGKTRITALVFPRYHQLDATRRLVAAVLADPPGQKYLIQHSAGSGKTNSIAWTAHFLADLHDGGNRKLFDTVLVVSDRTVLDDQLQEAIFSFQRTTGVVATVKGESQSKSGELASALAGGKKIVVCTIQTFPFALQTVQELAATQGKRFAVIADEAHSSQTGEAAAKLKQVLNAAELAELADGGEVGAEDLLAAQMAARANDAGITYIAFTATPKAKTLELFGRRPDPSRPAGPGNLPTPFHVYSMRQAIEEGFILDVLRNYTPYRLAFRLATGGREWDDAEVERNEAMKGIMRWVRLHPYNISQKVQVVVEHFRENIATLLDGRAKAMVVVASRVEAVRWQLAIDRYIKDQGYRIGTLVAFSGEVKDAESGPDPFTETGAALNPNLRGRDIAEAFATEDYRILLVANKFQTGFDQPLLCGMYVDKRLAGIQAVQTLSRLNRAYPGKDTTYILDFVNDPDEVLAAFRTYHDTAQLEATTDPDIVFDLRAKLDATGYYDEHEVDRVVAVEMAVNASQAQLAAALEPVADRLLRRYKAATEALQAARSTQDAQAEQDARNAMNVLLLFKRDLGVFLRVYGFLSQIFDYGNTSIEKRAIFFKRLLPLLEFGRERSGVDLSKVTLTHHALRNRGKRDLALAGGEADTLKPFTAPGSGEVQEKEKVQLSEIIAKVNDLFEGELTDDDKLVYVNNVLKGKLLESEILVQQAANNTKEQFANSPDLANELLNAIMDAFAAHTSMSKQALNSEKVRHGLKDILLGPGQLYEALRSHGGEAGRV; the protein is encoded by the coding sequence ATGAGCCTGCACCGGGAAATCGCGTTCGAGGATGACATCTGCGCGCATCTGGCGGCGCAGGGATGGCTGCATGATCCCGACGCCGCCGCCCGCTACGACCGCCGGCGCGCCCTGTTCCCCGAGGATCTGCTGGCCTGGGTCCGCGACACCCAGCCCACGGCCTGGGATGCCCTGGTCAAGAGCCATGGGACGGCGGCGGAAGACACGTTGCTCGACCGTGTGCGCAAGCAGATGGACGATCGCGGCACGCTGGATGTCCTGCGCGTCGGCGTGGAAATGCTGGGCTTGCGCCAGCCCCTGACCCTGGCCCAGTTCCGCCCGGCGCTGGCGATGAACCCCGACCTGCAAGCGAAGTACGCGGCGAACCGGCTGCGCGTGGTCCGGCAGGTCCGCTATTCGCTGCACAACGAGAACTCCATCGATCTGGTGCTGTTCCTCAACGGCCTGCCCATCGCCACGGCGGAGTTGAAGAGCGACTTCACCCAGGGCGTCGGCGACGCGGTGGACCAGTACCGCTTCGACCGCAACCCGAAGCCCAAGGGGCAGACCGCCGCCGAACCGCTGCTGGAATTTCCGCGCGGGGCGCTGGTCCATTTCGCCGTCAGCAACTCCGACGTCCGCATGGCGACGAAGCTGGTGGGCGCGGACACCGTCTTCCTGCCCTTCAACCGGGGCGACCACGGCGCGGCGGGCAACCCGCCGAACCCGAACGGCCATCGCACCGCCTATCTGTGGGAAGAGGTCTGGCAGCGGGACAGTTGGCTCGACATTCTGGGCCGCTATCTCGTCGCCAAGAAGGACGGCAAGACGCGGATCACCGCGTTGGTCTTCCCCCGTTATCACCAGCTCGACGCCACCCGGCGACTGGTCGCCGCCGTGCTCGCCGATCCGCCTGGACAGAAGTACCTGATCCAGCATTCGGCCGGATCGGGCAAGACGAACTCCATCGCCTGGACGGCGCATTTCCTCGCAGACCTGCACGACGGCGGCAATCGCAAGCTGTTCGACACGGTGCTCGTGGTCAGCGACCGGACCGTTCTCGATGATCAGTTGCAGGAGGCGATCTTCAGCTTCCAGCGCACCACCGGCGTCGTCGCCACCGTGAAGGGCGAATCGCAGAGCAAGAGTGGTGAGCTTGCGTCGGCGCTGGCCGGCGGCAAGAAGATCGTCGTCTGCACCATTCAGACCTTCCCCTTCGCGCTCCAGACCGTACAGGAACTGGCGGCGACGCAGGGCAAGCGCTTCGCCGTGATCGCCGACGAGGCGCACAGCTCGCAGACCGGCGAGGCCGCCGCGAAGCTGAAGCAGGTTCTGAACGCCGCCGAACTGGCGGAACTCGCCGACGGTGGCGAGGTCGGCGCCGAAGACCTACTGGCCGCCCAGATGGCGGCGCGCGCGAACGACGCCGGCATTACCTACATCGCCTTCACGGCGACACCGAAGGCGAAGACGCTGGAACTGTTCGGGCGGCGCCCCGATCCCAGCCGCCCGGCCGGGCCGGGCAACCTGCCCACGCCCTTCCATGTCTACTCGATGCGGCAGGCCATTGAGGAGGGCTTCATCCTCGACGTGCTGCGGAACTACACGCCGTACCGTCTGGCCTTCCGTCTGGCAACCGGCGGCCGGGAATGGGACGACGCGGAGGTCGAGCGCAACGAGGCCATGAAGGGCATCATGCGCTGGGTCCGGCTCCACCCCTACAACATCAGCCAGAAAGTTCAGGTCGTCGTCGAGCATTTCCGGGAGAACATCGCGACGCTGCTGGATGGTCGGGCAAAGGCGATGGTCGTCGTGGCGAGCCGGGTCGAGGCCGTGCGCTGGCAACTCGCCATCGACCGCTACATCAAGGACCAGGGCTACAGGATCGGCACGCTGGTCGCCTTTTCCGGCGAGGTGAAAGATGCCGAATCGGGGCCAGACCCGTTCACCGAGACCGGAGCGGCGCTTAACCCGAACCTGCGCGGGCGCGACATCGCCGAGGCGTTCGCCACCGAGGATTACCGGATCCTGCTGGTCGCCAACAAGTTCCAGACCGGCTTCGACCAGCCCCTGCTGTGCGGGATGTATGTGGACAAGCGTCTCGCCGGCATCCAGGCGGTTCAGACCCTGTCGCGCCTGAACCGGGCCTATCCCGGCAAGGACACCACATACATTCTCGACTTTGTGAATGACCCGGACGAGGTTCTGGCCGCCTTCCGCACCTACCACGACACGGCACAGCTCGAGGCGACGACCGACCCGGACATTGTGTTCGATCTCCGCGCCAAGCTCGACGCGACGGGGTACTACGACGAACACGAGGTGGACCGTGTCGTCGCCGTCGAGATGGCCGTCAACGCTTCCCAGGCTCAGCTCGCAGCAGCGCTCGAGCCCGTGGCCGACCGCCTATTGAGGCGCTACAAGGCCGCGACCGAGGCGCTACAGGCCGCCCGCTCGACGCAGGACGCCCAGGCTGAACAGGACGCGCGGAATGCGATGAACGTCCTCCTTCTGTTCAAGCGCGATCTCGGGGTGTTCCTGCGGGTGTATGGCTTCCTGTCGCAGATCTTCGACTACGGCAACACGTCGATCGAAAAGCGCGCGATCTTCTTCAAGCGCCTGCTGCCACTGTTGGAGTTCGGCCGCGAACGGAGTGGCGTCGATCTGTCCAAGGTGACGCTGACCCATCACGCCTTGCGGAACCGGGGCAAGCGTGATCTGGCGCTTGCCGGCGGTGAGGCCGACACGTTGAAGCCTTTCACGGCACCGGGAAGCGGCGAGGTCCAGGAGAAGGAAAAGGTCCAACTGTCGGAGATTATCGCCAAGGTGAATGACCTGTTCGAGGGCGAACTGACCGACGACGACAAGCTGGTTTACGTGAACAACGTGTTGAAGGGAAAGCTTCTGGAGTCGGAGATCCTGGTTCAGCAGGCCGCGAACAACACAAAGGAGCAGTTCGCCAACTCCCCGGATCTCGCTAACGAATTGTTGAACGCCATCATGGATGCCTTCGCCGCTCACACCTCAATGAGCAAGCAGGCACTGAACTCCGAAAAGGTGCGGCACGGGTTGAAGGATATCCTGCTCGGTCCAGGACAACTCTATGAAGCTCTACGTTCCCACGGTGGGGAAGCCGGGCGCGTATAG